Below is a genomic region from Billgrantia tianxiuensis.
GCGACGATCTCCATGGGAGTCTCTCCGATAGATGGTGTGTCGTGTGTGGCCGAGCGGCCGGAGTTCAGTGCCGCTAGGTCACGCTGCGCTGGTACTGAAAGGGCGTCTTGCCGTAGATGCGCTTGAAGCGGCGATTGAAGTGGCTGAGATCGGTGAAGCCGTAGCGGAAGGCCACCTCGGAAGGGGCCACGCCGGCCTCCAGCGCGCTGCGCGCGGCGTTGACCCGGCAACTCAACACGTACTGGTGCGGCGTGATGCCGAACTGCTGCCGGAACAGGCGCAGGAAGTGAAACTTCGAGAGATGGGCGGCCTGGCTGATCTCGTCCAGCGAGAGGTCCGCTTCCAGGTTGGCAAGCACGTACTCCTTGGCCCTCAGCAGCAGCGCATCGGGGCGGCTCGCCCTGCCGCCGGGCTGGAACTTGCCGGCCCGCTGCACCAGGCGAGTCGCCATGCGGTGCAGTGCGTGCTCCTGGTCGATGCGCGTGCCCTGCCAATGGATCAGCAATTGCGCGAGATCGAGGATGGCGTGGCGCAGCTCGGGGTCGGCCAGCAGGGTTTCGCTGCCGTGGAACCGGGCGGCACGTTCGCAC
It encodes:
- a CDS encoding AraC family transcriptional regulator produces the protein MAKQSSRFDYYKSRQIPGVTVLQASLSDFSYDRHAHEEYAFGVTLSGRQDFFSGGEFHRSPPGNVIQFNPDQVHDGHPGDDATLGYVMIYVPSAQLEASFADAAGCERAARFHGSETLLADPELRHAILDLAQLLIHWQGTRIDQEHALHRMATRLVQRAGKFQPGGRASRPDALLLRAKEYVLANLEADLSLDEISQAAHLSKFHFLRLFRQQFGITPHQYVLSCRVNAARSALEAGVAPSEVAFRYGFTDLSHFNRRFKRIYGKTPFQYQRSVT